Proteins co-encoded in one Campylobacter concisus genomic window:
- a CDS encoding cell division protein ZapB, with the protein MFEDNAILTTLSDKVNDLITKYDELCKTNEELRNEIVTLKAQNEAKSNQIMRLEEDLDKKNTEADDVMRKIEAVLGR; encoded by the coding sequence ATGTTTGAAGATAATGCGATCTTAACCACACTAAGCGATAAAGTAAATGACCTGATCACAAAATATGACGAACTTTGCAAAACGAACGAAGAGTTGCGTAATGAGATCGTAACTTTAAAAGCACAAAATGAGGCAAAAAGCAATCAAATCATGCGTTTAGAAGAGGATCTTGACAAGAAAAATACTGAAGCTGACGATGTAATGAGAAAAATCGAAGCTGTCCTTGGCAGATAA
- a CDS encoding tryptophanyl-tRNA synthetase encodes MKKIAYLVVALALIILCIFGFIFSSFGNKFIANKIEKEALARGIDVKFKDFSLGFSTLNLEATVMNAINLKANGDLSLFTQSMNLNIDINADKAKANELGLKRDVALKANVAGKFSDFKLVATGTALGSNINLNAILKDYLPKALNLDAKNIELSEISALAQKPNLASGKLDLTSNMQGVDEKNEPIINAQILASGAVINKEILKNEFGLNLVKDISFKGGVNAKFANEKVVAKALIIAPEATLKANETTYDLASKNLKSDFSLNVPDLALFGKLINQQLSGAVDANGEITMQENVLKNLKAEINGLGGKINANFDSKNLALNAASIKLKKLLALALQPSYADGEINLNANFSGFDELKKLAGEAKFEIKNGLINNGLAKLKNAAKFELKGGATAKGELVNFDASVLSDLGELKDVKGVFGLKNSQIFSKFALLISDHEKFKAVSGFEVGSKMALAGDVKVKESKIDELNLGGDAFAGKLNVTIKNENLDLSLKEAQLGEILALSGNDRLANAKTNVQAKGQNIFSKSPSVTATIALNDGKFNAAALSKMLDKKFPENEKFSSNLSLDYKGDMAKFSGDFLSSLADIKGIDGSFDAGKNTLNLKLQAVVSELNKLAFLAGRELHGKFAALIKANGKVDDLVVKATSDDLFKGKLEANYKGGALDAALKNFEVKGLTQTLGLEHLYDGNGDAKFDYETKQKLGKFDILLKEGHLASTNLTNSIKTFTGKDITKEIYKDGKIYGDIKGDNVVFNVNLSSPKSDIKVANGTYNTATKMLNAPLVCRLEKTDLNVQISGTTDKLKYDVRSQYLENKVKKEIGRFLDKKLGKDDDASSEKQNLKGLLKGLF; translated from the coding sequence ATGAAAAAAATAGCCTATTTAGTAGTGGCTTTGGCGCTGATAATCCTTTGCATTTTTGGCTTTATCTTTAGCTCTTTTGGCAATAAATTTATAGCCAACAAAATAGAAAAAGAGGCACTCGCTCGTGGTATTGATGTCAAATTTAAAGATTTTAGCCTAGGATTTAGCACGCTGAATTTAGAAGCAACCGTGATGAATGCCATAAATTTAAAAGCAAATGGCGACCTCTCCTTGTTTACTCAAAGCATGAATTTAAACATAGATATAAATGCCGACAAGGCAAAGGCTAACGAGCTTGGGTTAAAAAGAGATGTAGCGCTTAAAGCAAACGTGGCTGGTAAATTTAGCGACTTCAAGCTAGTGGCAACTGGCACGGCGCTTGGCTCAAACATAAATTTAAATGCAATTTTAAAAGACTACCTGCCAAAAGCTCTAAATCTTGACGCTAAAAATATCGAACTTTCCGAGATATCAGCCCTTGCACAAAAGCCAAATTTAGCTAGTGGCAAGCTTGATCTAACGAGCAACATGCAAGGGGTTGATGAGAAAAATGAGCCAATCATTAACGCTCAAATTTTAGCAAGTGGTGCAGTGATAAACAAAGAAATTCTTAAAAACGAATTTGGGCTAAATTTGGTAAAAGATATAAGCTTTAAAGGCGGCGTAAATGCTAAATTTGCAAATGAAAAAGTAGTGGCAAAAGCCCTCATCATCGCACCTGAAGCCACTTTAAAAGCAAATGAGACGACTTATGATCTAGCTAGCAAAAATTTAAAGAGCGACTTTTCGCTAAACGTGCCTGATCTTGCCCTTTTTGGCAAGCTCATAAATCAACAACTAAGCGGCGCTGTGGATGCAAACGGCGAAATTACAATGCAAGAAAATGTCCTTAAAAACCTAAAAGCTGAGATAAACGGGCTTGGTGGCAAGATAAATGCAAATTTTGATAGTAAAAACTTAGCCCTAAATGCGGCCAGCATAAAGCTAAAAAAGCTTCTAGCGCTTGCCTTGCAGCCTAGCTACGCAGACGGAGAGATAAATTTAAACGCAAATTTTAGCGGCTTTGACGAGCTAAAAAAGCTTGCAGGCGAGGCTAAATTTGAGATAAAAAATGGCCTTATAAATAATGGTCTTGCAAAGCTTAAAAACGCGGCTAAATTTGAGCTGAAAGGCGGCGCCACCGCAAAAGGTGAGCTTGTAAATTTTGACGCAAGCGTGCTTAGCGACCTTGGCGAGCTAAAGGATGTAAAGGGCGTTTTTGGCCTAAAAAACAGTCAAATTTTTAGCAAATTTGCTCTGCTCATTAGCGACCATGAGAAATTTAAAGCGGTTAGCGGCTTTGAGGTTGGCTCAAAGATGGCGCTTGCGGGCGACGTGAAGGTTAAAGAGAGCAAGATAGATGAGCTAAATTTAGGCGGCGATGCCTTTGCTGGCAAGCTAAACGTCACCATAAAAAATGAAAATCTTGATCTTAGCCTAAAAGAGGCGCAGTTAGGAGAGATCTTGGCACTTAGCGGCAACGACAGGCTGGCAAATGCTAAGACAAATGTCCAAGCAAAGGGGCAAAATATCTTTAGTAAAAGCCCAAGCGTTACCGCAACGATCGCTTTAAATGATGGTAAATTTAACGCCGCAGCGCTTAGCAAAATGCTTGATAAAAAATTCCCTGAAAATGAGAAATTTAGCTCAAATTTGAGCCTAGACTACAAAGGCGACATGGCAAAATTTAGTGGCGACTTTCTTAGCTCGCTAGCTGATATAAAGGGCATAGACGGCAGCTTTGACGCGGGCAAAAACACGCTAAACTTAAAGCTTCAAGCGGTAGTTTCAGAGCTAAATAAGCTTGCATTTTTAGCTGGTCGCGAGCTTCACGGTAAATTTGCAGCCCTCATAAAGGCAAATGGCAAAGTGGACGACCTTGTAGTAAAAGCCACTTCAGATGATCTATTTAAGGGTAAACTCGAGGCAAACTACAAAGGCGGCGCGCTTGATGCGGCGCTAAAAAACTTTGAGGTTAAAGGGCTAACGCAGACTTTGGGGCTAGAGCATCTTTATGACGGCAACGGCGATGCTAAATTTGACTACGAAACAAAGCAAAAGCTCGGCAAATTTGACATCTTACTAAAAGAGGGTCACCTAGCCAGCACAAATCTCACAAACAGCATCAAAACCTTCACTGGCAAGGACATCACAAAAGAGATTTACAAAGACGGCAAAATTTATGGCGATATAAAAGGCGATAATGTAGTTTTTAACGTAAATTTAAGCTCACCAAAAAGCGACATAAAGGTTGCAAACGGCACTTATAATACCGCGACAAAAATGCTTAACGCACCGCTTGTTTGCAGGCTAGAAAAGACCGATCTAAACGTGCAAATTTCAGGCACGACAGATAAGCTAAAATACGACGTCAGATCACAATATCTCGAAAATAAGGTCAAAAAAGAGATAGGTAGATTTTTAGATAAAAAGCTTGGCAAAGATGATGACGCAAGCAGCGAAAAGCAAAATTTAAAAGGGCTTTTAAAGGGGCTATTTTAG
- a CDS encoding monooxygenase, with the protein MAAIMYVDFPQEGLFGDEMSKAFEDLAKSINQEPGMIWKIWTENKQTKEAGGIYLFDNKENAEKYLKMHSERLAKNGYSNIRGKIFDINMPLSMINKADFLK; encoded by the coding sequence ATGGCTGCGATTATGTATGTTGATTTTCCGCAAGAAGGTCTTTTTGGAGACGAGATGTCAAAAGCTTTTGAGGATTTGGCTAAAAGTATCAACCAAGAACCCGGTATGATATGGAAAATTTGGACTGAGAATAAACAAACAAAAGAAGCCGGCGGAATTTATCTTTTTGACAATAAGGAGAATGCGGAAAAATATCTGAAAATGCACAGTGAAAGACTAGCTAAAAACGGCTATTCAAATATTCGCGGTAAAATTTTTGATATTAATATGCCTTTGTCAATGATAAATAAGGCTGATTTTTTAAAATAA
- a CDS encoding type II secretion system protein yields the protein MKRRAYTLLELIFIVVILGILSTVAIPRLFFSRSDATVSNAKTQLAAIRSGISLKYNDNILQAKPEFPQKLDDGDPSKLFKNVINIPIKDSGSKNGWHRINDDKYTFRLDGKVANFKYDKNTGDFGCSDENEICKSLQ from the coding sequence ATGAAAAGACGAGCTTACACCTTGCTTGAGCTAATATTTATAGTAGTTATACTAGGTATTTTAAGCACAGTCGCTATACCTAGGCTATTTTTTTCTAGAAGTGATGCTACCGTCTCAAATGCCAAAACTCAACTTGCTGCCATAAGAAGCGGAATTTCACTAAAATACAATGACAACATCTTGCAAGCAAAGCCAGAATTTCCACAAAAGCTAGACGATGGCGATCCAAGCAAACTCTTTAAAAATGTTATAAATATACCGATAAAAGATAGCGGTAGCAAAAATGGCTGGCACAGAATAAACGATGACAAATATACATTTAGGCTAGATGGCAAAGTAGCAAATTTCAAATACGACAAAAATACTGGCGATTTTGGTTGCAGTGATGAAAATGAAATTTGCAAATCACTTCAGTAA
- the groES gene encoding co-chaperone GroES, which translates to MNFQPLGKRVLVERVEETKTTASGIIIPDNAKEKPLSGEVKAVGAEVEGVKVGDKVVFAKYGGTEINLDDKTYLVLNIDDVLGVLK; encoded by the coding sequence ATGAACTTTCAACCATTAGGCAAGCGTGTTCTAGTCGAACGCGTAGAGGAGACAAAGACCACAGCTTCGGGCATTATTATACCTGATAACGCAAAAGAAAAACCTTTAAGCGGTGAGGTAAAAGCAGTTGGTGCTGAAGTAGAGGGCGTAAAAGTTGGTGATAAAGTTGTATTTGCAAAATACGGTGGCACTGAGATAAATTTAGATGATAAAACATATCTTGTTTTAAACATTGATGATGTTTTAGGTGTTTTAAAATAA
- a CDS encoding phosphomannomutase/phosphoglucomutase yields the protein MKYDEIFREYDIRGIFEKDLTEDSVKAIGLALGKKFNEFGVKTLSVGFDARLSASTLFRYLLSGLNKAGGFKIYNIGLLPTPVGYFSVYADYFDANIMITGSHNPKDYNGFKITIKKDSFFGKDLQILKDKVNEIIASGEQIADDESCEKFNILEKYVEFFVQEFSELKNFKKPFVIDCANGAVGVSLVPIVKALGLNAKILYEDPDGNFPNHHPDPSEKENLKELFSLIEKKEFDLGFGFDGDGDRIAVITPKRDIKGDELAYLYALNMKHPKVLGEVKCSQNMYDEIAKIGEVFMGKTGHSNIKKMMKELNVDLAAEVSGHIFFKERYFGFDDALYAMMRVLELVHKGFDLDGELDKMPLVFSTDEIKVKTTDEAKFKIVAKLKECIKNESCDLPKIKNIIDIDGIRIQFENGWALVRASNTTPVIVTRFEAKSKEFLEEIEQKVTNLLKSLM from the coding sequence ATGAAATATGATGAAATTTTTAGAGAATATGACATCCGCGGTATTTTTGAAAAGGACTTGACAGAAGATAGCGTCAAGGCTATAGGGCTTGCTTTGGGTAAGAAATTTAACGAATTTGGCGTGAAAACTTTAAGTGTTGGTTTTGATGCAAGGCTAAGTGCTAGCACGCTTTTTAGGTATCTGCTAAGTGGTCTAAACAAGGCTGGTGGCTTTAAAATTTATAACATCGGCTTGCTTCCAACTCCTGTTGGCTACTTTAGCGTTTATGCTGATTATTTTGACGCAAACATCATGATCACGGGCTCTCACAACCCAAAAGATTATAACGGCTTTAAGATCACTATCAAAAAAGATAGTTTTTTTGGCAAAGATCTGCAAATTTTAAAAGATAAGGTGAATGAGATAATCGCCTCTGGTGAGCAGATTGCAGACGATGAAAGCTGTGAGAAATTTAATATCTTAGAAAAATACGTTGAGTTTTTTGTACAAGAATTTAGTGAGCTTAAAAATTTCAAAAAGCCCTTTGTTATTGACTGTGCAAATGGCGCTGTTGGCGTAAGCTTGGTGCCCATCGTCAAAGCACTTGGGCTAAATGCAAAAATTTTATATGAAGATCCAGACGGAAATTTCCCAAATCACCACCCAGATCCAAGTGAAAAAGAGAATTTAAAAGAGCTATTTTCGCTCATCGAAAAGAAAGAATTTGACCTTGGATTTGGCTTTGACGGAGATGGCGACAGGATCGCAGTTATAACGCCAAAAAGAGATATAAAAGGCGATGAGCTAGCCTATCTTTATGCTCTAAATATGAAACATCCAAAGGTACTTGGTGAGGTTAAATGCTCGCAAAACATGTACGATGAGATCGCAAAGATCGGCGAAGTTTTCATGGGAAAAACAGGACACAGCAATATAAAAAAGATGATGAAAGAGCTAAATGTCGATCTTGCGGCTGAAGTTAGCGGTCATATCTTTTTTAAAGAGCGCTATTTTGGCTTTGACGACGCACTTTATGCGATGATGAGGGTGCTTGAGCTGGTTCACAAGGGTTTTGATCTTGATGGTGAGCTTGATAAGATGCCGCTTGTCTTTAGCACTGATGAGATCAAGGTAAAGACGACTGATGAGGCTAAATTTAAGATAGTTGCCAAGCTAAAAGAGTGCATAAAAAACGAGAGTTGCGACCTGCCAAAGATAAAAAATATCATTGATATTGATGGCATAAGGATTCAGTTTGAAAATGGCTGGGCACTGGTGCGCGCATCAAATACAACGCCAGTTATCGTCACTAGATTTGAAGCAAAGAGTAAGGAATTTTTAGAAGAGATCGAGCAAAAAGTGACAAATTTGCTTAAGAGCTTAATGTAA
- the uvrB gene encoding excinuclease ABC subunit UvrB — translation MSKFEISSKFSPSSDQARAIKEIVKSIKSGNKYQTLLGVTGSGKTFTMANVIRELNMPTLIMTHNKSLAAQLYSEFKGFFPKNHVEYFISYYDYYQPEAYIPRSDLYIEKDSSVNEELERLRLSATASLLSFDDVICVASVSANYGLGNPSEYKGMVAYLSVGEKISQRKLLEQLVDMGYKRNDNYFDRGDFRVNGDVVDVYPAYYNDEALRIEFFGDEIDAMYHFDVLDNKRLKDISKFTLYATSQFIVGADRLKIAMKEIEEELDIRLKEFNEQGKLVEAQRLKQRVEFDLEMMASTGMCKGIENYARHLTGQKPGETPYSMFDYFEISGKDYLVIVDESHVSLPQFRGMYAGDRSRKEVLVEYGFRLPSALDNRPLKFDEFISKKAKFLFVSATPNEYELGISQGHVYEQILRPTGLLDPLIEIKDSDNQVEALFDEAKAVIARGERVLVTVLTKKMAEELSRYYIELGIKVKYMHSDIDAIERNEIIRGLRSGEFDMLIGINLLREGLDLPEVSLIAIMDADKEGFLRSTTSLIQTMGRAARNVNGKVLMFAKKVTKSMKEAIDTTTARRKFQDEYNKAHGITPHSASRNIEESLHVEDDGEIYKRGKNLEKMPASERAAIVKELRKQMLEAAAQLEFEKAAALRDEIAKMRKL, via the coding sequence ATGAGTAAATTTGAAATTTCATCTAAATTTAGCCCAAGCAGTGACCAAGCAAGAGCGATAAAAGAGATAGTAAAAAGCATAAAATCAGGCAATAAGTACCAAACTCTTCTAGGCGTGACAGGATCTGGCAAGACCTTTACCATGGCAAACGTCATACGTGAGCTAAACATGCCAACGCTTATCATGACGCATAACAAATCCTTAGCCGCGCAGCTTTATAGCGAATTTAAGGGCTTTTTCCCAAAAAATCATGTCGAGTACTTCATAAGCTACTACGACTACTACCAGCCAGAGGCCTACATCCCAAGAAGTGACCTATATATAGAAAAGGATAGCTCGGTAAATGAGGAGCTTGAGCGCCTGCGCCTCTCTGCGACGGCTAGCTTGCTAAGCTTTGATGATGTCATCTGCGTGGCTTCAGTCTCTGCAAACTACGGACTTGGTAATCCAAGCGAGTATAAGGGGATGGTGGCATATCTTAGCGTGGGTGAGAAGATAAGTCAAAGAAAGCTTTTAGAGCAGCTTGTGGATATGGGCTATAAGCGCAATGACAACTATTTTGATAGGGGTGACTTTCGCGTAAATGGCGATGTGGTGGACGTTTATCCAGCTTACTATAACGACGAAGCCCTAAGGATCGAGTTTTTTGGCGATGAGATCGATGCGATGTATCATTTTGACGTGCTTGATAACAAGAGGCTAAAGGACATCTCTAAATTTACGCTTTATGCGACAAGCCAGTTCATCGTGGGCGCTGATAGGCTAAAGATCGCGATGAAAGAGATCGAAGAGGAGCTAGATATTCGTTTAAAAGAGTTTAACGAGCAAGGCAAGTTAGTCGAGGCGCAGAGGCTAAAGCAAAGGGTAGAGTTTGACCTTGAGATGATGGCAAGTACAGGTATGTGCAAGGGCATCGAAAACTACGCGCGCCACCTAACCGGACAAAAGCCTGGAGAGACGCCGTACTCGATGTTTGACTACTTTGAGATAAGTGGCAAAGACTATCTGGTTATCGTCGATGAGAGCCACGTGAGTTTGCCGCAGTTTAGAGGTATGTACGCGGGTGATAGGAGCCGTAAAGAGGTGCTTGTGGAGTATGGATTTCGCTTGCCATCAGCTCTTGATAACAGGCCGCTTAAATTTGACGAGTTTATAAGCAAAAAGGCGAAATTTCTCTTTGTCTCAGCCACGCCAAACGAATACGAGCTTGGCATCAGCCAGGGGCATGTTTATGAGCAAATTTTGCGTCCTACCGGGCTGCTTGATCCTTTGATTGAGATAAAAGATAGTGACAATCAAGTTGAGGCGCTGTTTGACGAGGCAAAGGCGGTCATCGCAAGAGGTGAGCGTGTGCTGGTTACGGTACTAACTAAAAAGATGGCCGAGGAGCTAAGCCGCTACTACATCGAGCTTGGCATAAAGGTCAAGTATATGCACTCAGACATCGACGCGATCGAGCGAAATGAGATCATTAGAGGGCTTAGAAGTGGCGAATTTGACATGCTAATAGGCATAAATTTGCTTCGTGAGGGGCTTGACCTGCCTGAAGTGAGCCTGATAGCGATAATGGACGCCGATAAAGAGGGCTTTTTGCGCTCGACCACGAGCCTTATACAGACGATGGGGCGCGCGGCTAGAAATGTAAATGGCAAGGTATTAATGTTTGCCAAAAAGGTAACAAAATCCATGAAAGAGGCCATCGATACGACGACTGCTAGGCGTAAATTTCAAGATGAATACAACAAAGCTCACGGCATTACACCACACTCTGCAAGTAGAAATATCGAAGAGAGCTTGCATGTCGAAGATGATGGTGAAATTTACAAGCGTGGTAAAAATTTAGAGAAGATGCCAGCAAGCGAGCGAGCCGCGATAGTAAAAGAGCTAAGAAAGCAGATGCTTGAAGCGGCGGCGCAGCTGGAGTTTGAGAAGGCGGCGGCGTTAAGAGACGAAATAGCGAAGATGAGAAAATTATAA
- a CDS encoding MFS transporter gives MAHPTTYRPPKRQKELPYIIPLGLLLAGGGISLTGFVTNYYLILVCVMISGIGAALFHPSAARIVNYASNTKNRAKSISIFSFGGNVGFAVGPILVAVFVGNFGLKGTLVFIIPQIFLTLLYLKKGKFIKALEGNHKKQISQKTSVLKDDLGAFLRLSLYIFSRSIVAFGFSAFFSIYLIKIFGLSKEAANVNLSLFFAAGAISTLFGGALADRYGLVRLIKISLSIAAPLVVLMLFIDSYALFLAASMCVSACISLSFSPSIALAQLYLPNQIGLASGVTLGLSITIGGIFATVIGKIADIFSLTHSFYFIATVSLICATSSYFLKSVSRT, from the coding sequence ATTGCTCATCCAACCACTTATCGGCCGCCTAAGAGACAAAAAGAGCTGCCATACATCATCCCGCTTGGGCTACTACTTGCTGGCGGGGGCATAAGCCTCACTGGCTTTGTCACAAACTACTACCTCATCTTGGTTTGCGTGATGATAAGCGGTATCGGCGCCGCGCTCTTTCATCCAAGCGCTGCAAGGATCGTAAACTACGCCTCAAACACCAAAAATAGAGCCAAAAGCATAAGTATATTTTCATTTGGTGGCAATGTGGGCTTTGCGGTTGGACCCATTTTAGTCGCCGTTTTTGTGGGAAATTTTGGCCTAAAAGGGACGCTGGTCTTTATAATCCCTCAAATTTTTCTGACACTTTTATACCTTAAAAAGGGCAAATTTATAAAAGCGCTAGAAGGCAATCACAAAAAGCAAATTTCACAAAAAACAAGCGTCCTAAAAGACGATCTGGGCGCGTTTTTAAGGCTTTCTCTGTATATATTTTCACGCTCGATCGTCGCTTTTGGCTTTTCAGCATTTTTTAGCATATACCTCATCAAAATTTTTGGCCTTAGCAAAGAAGCTGCAAATGTAAATTTAAGCCTATTTTTTGCTGCAGGTGCGATCTCTACGCTATTTGGCGGAGCGCTAGCGGATAGATACGGCCTAGTTAGGCTTATCAAAATAAGCCTAAGTATCGCCGCGCCACTAGTCGTGCTAATGCTCTTTATCGACAGCTATGCGCTATTTCTCGCAGCCTCTATGTGTGTGAGCGCCTGCATCAGCCTATCTTTTAGCCCCTCAATCGCCCTTGCGCAGCTTTATTTGCCAAATCAAATCGGCCTAGCCTCAGGCGTAACGCTTGGCCTTAGTATCACGATCGGTGGCATATTCGCAACGGTCATCGGCAAGATCGCCGACATCTTTAGCCTAACGCACTCGTTTTACTTTATTGCCACAGTATCACTTATTTGTGCAACATCGAGCTATTTTTTAAAGTCAGTTAGTAGAACTTAA
- the groL gene encoding chaperonin GroEL (60 kDa chaperone family; promotes refolding of misfolded polypeptides especially under stressful conditions; forms two stacked rings of heptamers to form a barrel-shaped 14mer; ends can be capped by GroES; misfolded proteins enter the barrel where they are refolded when GroES binds), whose product MAKEIFYSDDARNRLYEGVKKLNDAVKVTMGPRGRNVLIQKSFGAPNITKDGVSVAKEVELKDTIENMGASLVREVASKTNDQAGDGTTTATVLAHAIFKEGLRNVTAGANPIEVKRGMDKEVAALIDALKNISKKVSGSKEIAQIATISANSDESIGKLIADAMEKVGKDGVITVEEAKSIQDELSVVEGMQFDRGYLSPYFITNPEKMQVELSNPFILLFDKKITNLKDLLPVLEQVQKSGKPLLIIAEDIEGEALATLVVNKLRGVLNISAVKAPGFGDRRKAMLEDIAILTGGEVISEELGRTLESATINDLGQASSVVIDKDNTTIVNGAGEKSAIDARITQIKAQIAETTSDYDKEKLQERLAKLSGGVAVIKVGAATETEMKEKKDRVDDALSATRAAVEEGIVVGGGSALILASKSVNLNLQGDEAIGAEIVRRALRAPLRQIAENAGFDAGVVANAVETSKDANFGFNAATGEYVNMFEAGIIDPVKVERVALQNAVSVASLLLTTEATISEIKEEKAMPAMPDMGGMGGMGGMM is encoded by the coding sequence ATGGCAAAAGAAATTTTTTACTCTGATGATGCAAGAAACCGCCTATACGAGGGCGTAAAAAAACTAAATGACGCTGTAAAAGTGACAATGGGACCAAGAGGCAGAAATGTCCTTATCCAAAAGAGCTTTGGTGCTCCAAACATCACAAAAGACGGCGTTAGTGTGGCTAAAGAGGTTGAGCTAAAAGATACTATCGAAAACATGGGTGCAAGCCTAGTTAGAGAAGTAGCAAGCAAGACAAACGACCAAGCAGGTGACGGCACTACAACAGCAACCGTGCTAGCTCACGCTATATTTAAAGAGGGCCTTAGAAACGTAACTGCTGGCGCAAATCCTATCGAAGTAAAACGCGGTATGGATAAAGAAGTAGCAGCTCTTATAGATGCACTAAAAAATATCTCTAAAAAAGTATCAGGCTCAAAAGAGATCGCTCAGATCGCTACTATCTCTGCTAACTCAGATGAGAGCATCGGTAAACTAATCGCTGATGCGATGGAAAAAGTCGGTAAAGATGGCGTCATAACAGTAGAAGAGGCAAAATCTATCCAAGACGAGCTAAGCGTTGTTGAGGGTATGCAGTTTGACCGCGGATACCTAAGCCCATACTTCATCACAAACCCTGAAAAGATGCAAGTTGAGCTAAGCAATCCATTTATATTGCTATTTGACAAGAAGATCACAAATTTAAAAGACCTGCTTCCAGTGCTTGAGCAAGTACAAAAGAGTGGCAAACCACTTCTAATCATCGCTGAAGATATCGAGGGCGAGGCGCTTGCAACGCTTGTTGTAAATAAACTTCGCGGCGTACTAAACATCTCAGCTGTAAAAGCTCCTGGTTTTGGCGACAGAAGAAAAGCGATGCTTGAAGATATCGCTATTTTAACAGGTGGCGAAGTTATCAGTGAAGAGCTAGGCAGAACACTTGAAAGCGCTACTATAAATGACCTTGGACAAGCTTCAAGCGTAGTTATCGACAAAGATAACACAACTATCGTAAATGGTGCAGGCGAGAAGTCAGCAATAGACGCTAGAATAACTCAGATCAAAGCTCAAATCGCAGAAACTACAAGCGACTATGACAAAGAAAAACTACAAGAGCGTCTTGCAAAACTAAGCGGCGGCGTGGCAGTTATCAAAGTAGGTGCTGCGACTGAAACTGAGATGAAAGAGAAAAAAGACCGCGTTGATGATGCTCTAAGCGCTACTCGTGCAGCTGTTGAAGAGGGTATTGTAGTAGGTGGCGGTTCAGCTCTTATCCTTGCTTCAAAGAGTGTAAATCTAAATTTACAAGGTGATGAGGCAATCGGCGCTGAGATCGTCAGAAGAGCGCTTCGTGCTCCACTTCGCCAAATCGCTGAGAACGCTGGTTTTGACGCAGGCGTAGTAGCAAACGCAGTTGAGACAAGCAAAGATGCAAATTTTGGCTTTAACGCTGCAACTGGCGAATATGTAAATATGTTTGAAGCTGGCATCATCGATCCAGTGAAAGTTGAGAGAGTTGCGCTTCAAAATGCTGTTAGCGTGGCTAGTTTGTTGCTAACGACTGAGGCAACTATCAGCGAGATAAAAGAAGAAAAAGCAATGCCTGCAATGCCTGACATGGGCGGAATGGGTGGTATGGGCGGCATGATGTAG